Within Populus trichocarpa isolate Nisqually-1 chromosome 6, P.trichocarpa_v4.1, whole genome shotgun sequence, the genomic segment GCCGTCAGCTGATGTTCATCACGAGCATAGGCCAACCCGCGATGTTCTTTTAGCATTTTCCATGCTACATCTGGGaacaaaaagattcaaaaatatgaaaacaagttGGATTTTCAAAGGCTTACGAATAAGCTGTCTCAGGGTTGAATGTTGAATTTCTCTTCTGGGTAGTAGCAATCACAAACTAAAACAGATTGAttcatttatgaaaataaatttaatatctaaatGATAGCAAACTATCGAAAAGATTGCTCACCATATATGTCACTGTTGATCAAAGCAACAAGTAACTTTATGCGATCACCATCGGTTAACTGCTCCTTTGTTTCATCATAAAGATATGATACCATCCCTCTATGCCCCAATAGAGTTGCCATGTAAATTGGTAACAGGTTTCCTCTACCTCGAGTCATTGCCAAATCGGGTTTTTTGTCCATCATGACTTTGGCAAGTGCCTCAACTCCAGATATAGCAGCAAAGCAAAATGCTGTATTGCCAGCACTACTCCTATAAGCTAAAGCCTCTATGCTCATCATTCCAACAAGCTGTTTCACAAAATGAGTGTGCTCCGCGGCAGCTGCAATATGTAGAGCTGTCTCCCCTCGCTTAGTTATCCTAGCATTAACTTCTCCTGGACATAACTTATAAATGCCTTCAGCTGTGTCCCAATCACCACTCAGAGCGGCTTGATACAATTGCAAGTGCCTTTTTCTTTCCCCTGTCaggaagaaataattaaaatagttttgattttatagaAAACTAATGCTTCGCGTTAAACATCATTAACTTGCAATTATTGAATAGAACTTCTAGATTTCATCAGTCAGATGCAGGAAATCGAACAATAGAAATGGAGAAATGAAATTTTCACGGCATCATACCCTTTTAGGTCAATATTATTacaattcttgtttttttcccttcttttgttAAAATCACATGAAATTTCCACTAATGTTTTCAATCATTGAAAAAGTTACAgaagaaacttttttttctctctactgGGCCATTGCAAAATGCAGACTCCCAAAATATAAAGTTAACGAGAACTATAATTAAACATCCAGCTTAATAAATTACCTCCATCACCAGTAGGAGGTAGTTGTTGAGGGACTACCACAAGCTCGATATTATGGCGATGCTGTCCATTGTGGACACTATCTATAGCTGCATTAATGTTAATGCCATCTGTAATCTCCACTGATGCCATGTTTCCCAATTACAAGGTCTTGATCAGCCTAAGAAAAACAACCCAAAAGCATGTATTTTGTAATCAGAAAAGATGACCCGGGTAGCAATATAGCTTAATGATCAACATATCTCAAGGACTTACCTCGAGCTGGGAAAATGTTTGGCTACAGAGAGGAAGCCACGAAGAAATGGCGCTGAAACAGCATGGAAAAGGAGACGAAAGGAACTCTGTTTTCTACAGGTGAACTTCTTTTTAGTCAAGCGACAAACTACAAATGTGCCCTTCATTTATCTGACGggttttgatttgattcttcTACTTCTAATTGAGCCAATTCTACCCTCAACCAGTCCGCATAGTGCTCATCGTTTCTTCccttaaatcaatatttatcccataaccatatatatatatattcttaacaCCAACTTCCTCATCACACAATAATCTTCTCAAAATTcgtatttgtttttgtcatcattatctaaaattaaaaaaaaagaagttaactTTCTTAATCACAAGAGTAATCCTTTAAGGTTATGAAGTAATGAAGTTGACACTACAAGAAGAGTTCACATGCATGAGTTTGATATGTGATACAAGGGAAGAGGGAAGAAATGGGATTGCTTGGGGCAGATTAAGGGTAAACTTGGTGCAATTAGGAGGAGAACAACATAATCGAAACCCAACAAATAGATGGAGGATATATTTGTAGTTTGTCCTCAATAAAATAAGACCTCAAGGAACTAAAGAAGCTTCGTCCAACTCAACTTCTCAACGTGTTCCTCGGCAAGTTGACTTAACAATAATGAGATATGTCTTCGTCAATTGTGTTTGCAAGTGccggtaaaaatattatttgttttaaatttaatttttttttaaaaataattttttattgttttgataagttggtatcaaaaataaattttaaaaaataaaaaatattattttaatatatttcaaaaaaattatattttgaaatgactTCTAAGCATGctttaaatattgataattaaaaaaaaggattatgaTGTTGATAAAAGGAAAGACATATTCCTTTTATGTATATAATACTTTGGAGAAGATCGAAAAGAGGGGGTGCATTCACAATCTATGGACAGATAAGAAAAACTGGAGTTAATTAGTACACTTTTTTTcagaaataatatattattttttatattttcttaaattcatttataacttaatcttatttttatattcctatacaatttattttgttttttttatagataaacaaataaagagaTGCAGATAAGGTAGAAAGggttgataaaaaaagatattttctaaaacaaaaaaaaaaaaacactaataaatTGAGATGTGACATGTTTGTCAATGAACTAATCACTCATTTTTGTCCTATAATAcaaggactaattaattagtttcaaTAAACTACAAGGACTACAATATAATTGAccctaaaatattataaagaaaaacaacgCGGGATGTagttttcatgtaattttattaaaaaaaaaactaaaagggctcaggaaaacactgtaacatGTGAGTAAATCCACTGTGGATTCAAACAGTATTTTTCGTTATAATCTCCTTATTCTCTCCTTTCTTCTCGCGTGATTTGATGTCCTCACTGGCTTTCTTCCCTGCACTTGCAGCTTGATCGAAGCTTCAGGTTTCGGTGAGTTGATGTGATTGGTGTGATTGATTGCTTTTTAGAGGGGCTGGTtgcagctatatatatatatatatatattaaaaacaattgtttagGGGAATTCATGATATGCGTATATTTATCATTATAGCTTTAAATCTTTAGCATTTGAACCTCCTCCTAAAAATATGAGTTTCATTTTCGAGCAACAACAATGGAAGATACAAAAAGAAtctaaaggaaataaaaatatttttattttcttaatattaaatataagaaaaactagattgtatttatttgtaaaacataaattttcattaatttaaaggaaataaaaatatttttattttcttaatattatgaaaaactagattgtatttataaatagctaaaaggaatcagtgttttactgtggactgcacagtgcagtccacagtaaaacactgattccttaggcgtttttttttttttttaagttgtctaagtttttttagctgttttttttttatactttttgggatttgtttttgcttctttctttgtttttttaattaatttttttcgtttagtttagtttgttaatgttaaatttttttctatttagttattagactttcatgacatatatctcgagtttcacaggttaacctggtttcacaggtgaacccagttaattccgggttgacccgtcaatttttgtgcaatccacagtaaaacactgattccttaggcggttttttttttaagttgtctaagtttttttagctatttttttatgctttttgggattttttttgcttctttctttgttttttttaattaatttttttcgtttagtttagtttgttaatgttaaatttttttctatttagttatttgactttcatgacacatatcgcgagtttcacgggttaacctggtttcacgggtgaacccagttaattccgggttgacccgtcaatttttattattattattttcataaatatttttgtttaatttagtttgttaatgttaatttttttttatttagttatcagactttcatgacacaaatactgagtttaacaggttaacatggtttgacgagttaacccggattttttttctttttaattaattttttttgtttagttcagtttgttaatgttcactttttttatttagttacaagacattcatgacacggatcccgggtttaacgggttaacttggtttgacgagttaacctgaattttatttttatttttgcttttttttctttttaattatttttttcgtttagtttagtttgttaatgttaaatttctttctatttagtttttttttcttcttagaggtttttttttctttttaattttatttatttaattaatttagtttattaatattaaatttttttctaagtagttctcggctgatgcctttagttttttttttatgtctttgacTGTGAACtccacagtgcagtccacagtaaaaaggatgatgccttttgtttttttttctttttaattaatttttttttttaatttaaattgttaatgttaattttttttctatttagttatcaaactttcattacacggattccgggtttgacaggttaacctggtttgacgagttagcccagttaattctgggttaacccattaatttgtttttttctttttaattatcaaactttcacgatgcgaattcaaggtatgacgggttaacctggtttgaagggttaacctaattaattcatattttttttcattagtttttttcttcctattggtttttttttctttttaactattttatttaattatcatacttttatgacacgaccttgcagccggacccacgtccaatgctattgggtctggtattgcagtccagacacttttatgctaagggttaacccaagtttaatgttattattaatattataaacattactcttgggtcaggcgttgcaaccaaacccgagactcttgggtataactttgcaaaaaaacttAACACTTTTTAAtcttggttatttttaaaatacaaaaaataattgacccgcggcatcgtgCGGGGCATGTATCTAGTAAAAACTAAAACCAGGGAAGTTTGTTACCGTTGAAAACTCAGGCACTAGCGAGTCCACACTTGCGTTCCCAGCACGCAAGCCAAGCTCGCCTCctcatccatatatatatatatatatatatatatatatatatatatatatatagagatatTCATTCTTCTTTGCCTCATGCTCTATTTattctttcaaaatataaaaacaaggatattattttttaagtattaatagaattatattgaaatatttattgaGAGTCTTAATAtagtctttaaaaataaaaaaatattacaatcaatcatttttttttgtagttttattcTACTCAATAAAACTTAAAGATGTGAAAATATAGAATTTTCATGTTGATTAAAagctttttatatatagtgataagatttttttttattaatgatttataataagcgttatatgaaatattttactgcttataaaaaattatcaaaattaaataattaaataaccaaTATTGAACTATTTGGAAATTAATACatacatgtaaataaaaaatcaaatagatcttaaataaataatttttaatctatttggtgtccattaaatacatacaataatatgaataaaaaaatattacattttttgAATAATGAAAGGACATTACAAAAGCATCTAAAACAATGgttcttaatttaaaattataatgaatattttattgtggttactatatataattgttaagaCTACATTCAACCACAATAAAGAAACTCagtctatttgattttttatttacatgtatATATTAATTTCCAAATAGTTCAATATTTTGGCAGTTTTTACTAATTTTGTTAAGACTTTGTGTTCTGATCAGTAGtaaaaaattttgttatttttgtttccaGCTAGTTTGATGCCCGCTGAGGAAAATGTTAtcagttattggacagtaacacACAGAAACTCAGTCGTTGTCACGGAGCACTTTgcgagatttatttatttatataaaaattaaaataaacatgtagAAAAATGTATTCATTTAGTAAAAACTGTTTTCTCCCATCATCGTTTTTTCCATTTTACAATAACGTGTTTCTCTTCTTATAAACAACATggcaataaaaactaaattgtaagaaaatcaTACATGCACGCATTAAATTAAATCAGTTTTTGagaatcaaattagaaaaacaaaaatttgaagGACCGAAGCGAGGAGAACAAATCATCATGCAAATCCACTGaggataagtttttttttttttaattttaaataggcAGCTGGGGCATGTTTTGTGCATTTTACACAACAGCTGATTAAAATATTTAGCGTGGAgcacagaaaagaaaaatgaaaatgaaaagacagAGCAAAAGGAGAGAACATACAATCAAAATTGCGTAAAATGTGCAAAATTAACTGTTCttactagaaaacaaaatgacaacTTGGGTCCAGCTCTCTTCACTAGATTGATTATCGTCATCATCGCTGTCATCATCAACCCCCTAACAGGGAAGATTTTCTCCACCATTCAACACGAGGAGAGAAATTTAAAGTCATCACGAACTACAAACTACATATATTGAGGTAAAGATGAATAGCAGGGCAAAACAAGAGAGATGGGACTGGTGGGACCATTTCTTCTGCCTGTCCGGTTCTCATTCTCAGAATATCTTGAAGAGCAGGCCACCGTGCGTGGCAAAGAATGGAGCAAAGACGAGTGATTCAACAGCCATCAGTTTGATGAGGATGTTAAGTGATGGTCCAGATGTATCCTTCAATGGATCCCCAATGGTGTCACCAATAACAGCTGCCTTGTGTGGATCTGATCCTTTAGGGCCAAGAGATCTTGCATGCTCTGAAGCACCAGCCTGTTTCCAACAGAACAAATACAGGGCATATTCGCATTACAAAAACCTTTATTTCAGCACGCACAccaaattacaaataaagaagTGATAAAGCTCACTCGATCTATACCTCAATATATTTCTTGGCATTATCCCATGCACCACCAGTGTTGGAGGCAGAGATGGCAATCTGaacaacagaaacaaaatgatCAGACAAGCGGTAACAGGACATCTATAACCTGAACAAATATGATCTCAAATTTATGTTGACTAAGGACATTCTGTTGACCAGTAGCCTTAGCATTACCTGGACACCAGACACAAGGGATCCAGCAAGGACACCAGATAGAGTTTCAACACCGAAAAAGATCCCAACAATGAGGGGTGTGAGCATGACAAGTGCACCAGGTGGGATCATCTCCTTGATAGATGCATCAGTGGAGATCTTAACACAGGTGGCATAGTCAGGCTTGGCAGTGCCTTCCATCAAGCCAGGGATGGTGTTGAATTGCCTGCGAACTTCCTCAACCATCTTAAGTGCTGCACTTCCCACGCTCTTCATTGTCATGGCAGAGAACCAGTAAGGAAGCATTGCACCCACAATCAAACCAATGAAAACTTTTGGAGTCAATACATCGACTGTTGAGATAGATGCACGGCTGACAAAGGCACCAAAGAGGGCCAGGGAGACAAGAGCTGCAGAGCCAATGGCAAATCCCTGAAAAAAGCAGCACATTGATCAATTAGAAGTGTGAATAAAACCTTATGATCTGTGAGTTCAACAAGTCATTGTCAGATGCTTcttttcaatgaaaaacaaaattaatgatgTGTTCTACAACTAATGATGTAAATACAACTTCACTGCAAAAAAGACTCAAGCTcccaacaaattataaattgcCAGAAAGATTAAGGCCCCTACAGAAGCCTTGTTCccaactaaaaacaaaatcatgtgTCCAAAATGACAGCACATGGAACAGTATTAAGCACCCtcatttctcctttttatttgGAGAAGGGAAAGGCAATTCCATGATAAGTGGTCCTAGGAATTTGCAATGAGATAGATGGTAACGCCCAACTTGtctaatcataaaataaaaaatctaaagtttcatttttaaaaggaagaaaacacaGAAAACCAAAACTACAGCTGGGGCAAGTTGCCTATTTCCTTGGTTGTGTGCTGTGTGCACCACTTCAATGTGATCTCATAACAAAAAATCAGTAAAACCACTGACCAAACACAtcaatgcatgaaaaaaaaaatatgcaaaccCGCATTCTAACATGACATGTAAAAGCAACTACAGATTGCTTACATCGACTACAATTAAAAAGGAAGTGGTTAAAGCTCAAGACAGTTTTTCAGACCTTCCCAATAGCAGCAGTGGTGTTTCCAGCAGCATCAAGGGCATCAGTTCTTTCTCGGATTCTGTGGCTCATGCCTGCCATCTCAGCAATACCTCCGGCATTGTCACTAATGGGACCATATGCATCTATTGCCAACCCAGTGGCAATGGTGCTCAACATTCCAAGGGCAGCTACAGCAATACCATACATAGCAGCAAAAGAGAAACTAACAAAAATGCTGGCTGCGATAGCAAAGATAGGAATGATGACAGATTTGTATCCCAATGCAAGCCCAAAAATAACATTAGTGGCAGCTCCAGTTCGGCAGGAATCAGCAACATCTTGAACAGGGCTGCAGGTTTTTGTAAATTAAGTGTTAAACTAACTGTTATTCGGGGAGCGGGAGCAGTTACTAGAAATAAAAGTAGGACAAAAGCTTACCTGTATGCATTGCTAGTATAGTACTCGGTTACAAATCCAATAATAAGACCGGCCCAGAGACCAACAGCAACACACAAGAAGAGTTGCCTGCATGTAGAATTCAATGCTATAAGCTAAGACAGTATGACCCAACTAGAATGGCGCTACGTTTTTCTCAAAAGAACATCAATAATAGATCTTACCAATTCTTGACAACTTTCTGGGTTCCAAAATTGAAGATGGTAAAGGAAGATGGGAGAGCTACCCAACTAACAATGGCAACCCCAACAGTCATCAGAATAGTTGAGATGATGAGTTGATTCTTTAGTGCTGGCTCAATTTCCTTCACAGCCTTGATCTCAAAGAAATCAGTTGCAAATAAGGTGGTTATCAGACAAATAATGATTCCCACAGAACTGACAATGAGAGGATATAGCATTGGAGTAAATTCATGATTGATTCCAAAAGAAGAGATGGAAGCAACAACTAGGGCAGCACAAGAGGACTCGGCGTATGAGCCAAAAAGATCGGATCCCATGCCAGCTATATCACCAACATTATCACCTACATTGTCAGCGATCACCTGCAATCACAGAAGGAAATCAGACACAACCCAAACCAGAAAACATGTCAATGTTCAAGAAAAAAGGTTATTTCTATAGAGCAGGATTACTTACAGCAGGATTTCTTGGGTCATCCTCAGGAATGTTCCTTTCAACCTTGCCAACAAGATCAGCACCAACATCAGCAGCTTTGGTGTAGATACCTCCACCAACTCTGCCAAAGAGAGCCATGGAAGATCCTCCAAGTCCATAGCCAGTTATAGACTCAAAAAGCCCTTCCCAGTCATCACCATAGTATAGCTTGAAGACATTGATGGTAATGTAAAGCACCAAGAGTCCATTTGCAGCAAGGAGAAAACCCATGACTGCCCCAGATCTAAATGCAATGATAAAAGCCTTCCCAACTCCTTTTCTTGCCTCCAGGGTGGTTCTGGCATTAGCATAGGTTGCAATTTTCATCCCAAGAAAGCCAGAAACCACTGAAGTGACAGCACCAAGCACAAAGGCTACGGTGCTGAAGCCAGCAGTGGCAAGAGCAGGCTTGCACATCTTCAAGAGATCATATGTGCAGGGCTGACTCTTAGTGCTGAATCCCTCAACAGAGCCAAGGAAAACGAAAATCAATATTGCAAAAGCAACCATGAAAATTCCAACATATTGATATTCagtgaaaaggaaagaagttgCACCTGCAAAGTAAAAATATCCACATCCataattagtataaaaaatgatattgacAAAACATTATCACCACAACATAGTGATGTGtaaatgaagtaaaaaaacCACCACTACATTGCAGAAACACTCCAATACAAGCAGAGCAAGTTGATGCAAATTATGTTTTCAGTTATTTATATGCTTAGGCAACAAATCACTAATATTGGACTGTGAGAACATATAACAAGCTATCAGATACAATCCTGGATATGGCCTCCCCAACAAGTTTATTTATACTTCATATTTTACCATTCAACAATAAAGTATGAAGTTAAATAAGGGGACTCCAGACCTATAAATCATCTGTCAAAGACAGATGGAGGTGACACAATACTTGTATGATGCCCCAGGCATGTGGTTTTCACATCCTAGTTATAATTCCAAACAATCTCTCGGCACATGAAAAACTGAAGTGAAGTCCTCACAATCATTAATGCAAATGATAACTAACAAAACCTTAAAAGATGTCAAGAGAAACTAATCAACTTAATTAACAATACCAGGTGAAGAATTATGCCTAAAATGCTTAGATCTATTGAAGGTTTACAATAACTTCATCAAAGCCTGTAGATCTAGCAAAATCTCATCAAACCATCAACTTAAAACCGCAAAAGGTACCATTCCCAGCCAGTAAGCATCAGGGTTGACAGGTTGGTAGCAGCATATCAATACTAGCACCCACATGCCAGAAAATACCGCATTTAACATTCTAGTCATGACCGGACGTCTATAGTCTTCGTGTGTTTTAACTAAATAACCATTACCATAATTCCAAcagaataaaacaacaaaaacttggCTAGATCTCAAATAGCATTCCTTCGGTCTaagcaaaaaatatatgttaccACCGGAAATAAATGGAACTCCACCTCCTCAGACCAAGTTCCAGAACTAGCCACCAGCTCACGCGTAAaaggaatatttttaaaaatattcatataaaaactggattctttttctttaagctgaaaaaataaacaaaatcaaataaaaacataaaaaaaaaactttccacAGTCATCTCAAAGTCCATAACCAGAAACAATATCAGAAACTCATACAGAATCCTtcacaaaaaacacaataaatgcAATACCACAACAAAACTTTAGCAACACAAACAGCTCATTTCCTTCcatttcaaaaccaaaacacCAAATCAACGAGAGATCTAAACTCAACAATCCCAAAAATCACAACTTCAAGAACCAACTCaagaaaacaaccaaaataCTGATAATATTATACCTTCAGAGATGGCATTTTGAATCTCAGCACATTTAAGAACAACATTATGGTCATTAAGgccttcttcttcctcaatcAAGTAGTCACCGTACCCATTCTTTCCAGCAGCACCACTGTTATTCGACGCCGCAGGACTCGGTACAAGCTTGACCTTGGAAACCAACAGCCACTGAAGGAGAGAGAATCCGATTCCAATAATGGCACATACCGGAATCAGAATCTCCGTTCCCAGATCTGGCAAAATCACCGAAACCATGGCTCCAAACCctaattgatttctttattaatttctccaatgacagaaaagaaagagaagttaCTGGAGAAAGAAATGAGGAATGCGTGATAGagtggaagagagagagaataggGCAGTTATTTATAGTGAGTGACAGTCAGATCTGACTTGTTGGCGATCGGTAAAGGGTAAAAACAGCTCATGTAGTTGGAATAATTGTTTCGCTACTTTTTGGGTTTGTATGGTTATTTTAGGATTATTTATGCTCAAATTTTGGGAATTTATGGTCGTATTTGTATATTACAATATCAATGGCAAGCAGGAGGTCATATTGCTGGTGTGAAAATtcatataagaatatttttaattttcatataaaagaaaataatattataaactcTATTAAATGTATTGAGTATATTGAAACTTTTAAGAATTAAGATGCGGGTTTTAAGAGTGATAATTAATagttctatttgtttttgtgttttaaaaatattttaaaaaaaatttaaattttttttctttgctttaaattaatatttttttatatttttaaattattttgatgcgctgatattaaaaatactttttagaaataaaaaaaaatattattttgataaatttctaaatgaaaagcactttaaaaaataattacgatTAGACTTTCAAACATGTTGGATATAGGtgaatgttgtttttatattataatatgttttttaaattattttttatttaaaaaaatattaaattgatgaatttttagatattcttaaatgattttaatacgcttatataaaaataaaaaaatattttttaatatatttttaattaaaaaacatcttatatTATAACATTAAACACACATCacccataaaacaaaaaaaacacggctaattataaaaaataaattacacatGTCGTTGGATTTGATTTGTTAGTTTGAAAAATCACTTGCCATGGCAAAATTGGCAAactgaaaatgaataaaataatgatggagGAGCAGGCATTTTAGGTTGATACGTTGACATGTCGCTTGCcaagataaaattcaaaaactaagaATTGATGTATAAAATTAgcatattatatgaaaaaaatctataaagtGTGAACGCTTGAGCAAGATTGTGTGTTCTTCGATTAGCATCCCatcaacaataatatatattattgagttTGCTGACTTGGCCCTCCTCTTCTCGAAGGCCAACATGATTATTAGTTTAATTACCATATTGAACACATGAACATAATATTATCTGGGGAAGGCAACAACCGTATACTATACACTTGTgtatttaaatattcattacgtttttttattttttattctagttttaatatcaagaaCCTTTTCGTGTTAGCTTTTATATACTAAAATTAGATTTCATTTTAAATCGTAAGATGAGCGTAtttaaacaatctaaaaacattctaaaaaattatttaaagcagtaaaaaagttattattttttaaatacttttaaaataaaaaaaacaaacaagttttaatttacTAGCTTCTTGAAAATACATGGACTAGGTTgagattccaaaaaaaaatgggctagatattaaaaaaaagaaaaaaaaagagataatattATGGAAGAAAAGGCCAAAAGAATGGAAGAGATGTTTATCCACAAGGAGGGCTTCTCCAGGCCAGGGAAATTTCTTGAAGGAcagattttttgaaaacaacacCAGAAACcttatcatcatcaacaccacaATACGTTCAAATGTATGGTCCTAAGAGAGGGGAGTGTCATTCTGGTAATGTGGTGAGATGAGAGCATTAATGTTCAAGAATTTGCTTTGCCTTTAATGggaaagtttcttttttttctccctttgtCCTGCTGCTTGGTATGGTTTCTATTTTCGAGGCTTTGGTGTGTCATCACGAGGTGGCGGATTTATTCCGGATAACTCTAACAAGAG encodes:
- the LOC18099906 gene encoding pyrophosphate-energized vacuolar membrane proton pump, which codes for MVSVILPDLGTEILIPVCAIIGIGFSLLQWLLVSKVKLVPSPAASNNSGAAGKNGYGDYLIEEEEGLNDHNVVLKCAEIQNAISEGATSFLFTEYQYVGIFMVAFAILIFVFLGSVEGFSTKSQPCTYDLLKMCKPALATAGFSTVAFVLGAVTSVVSGFLGMKIATYANARTTLEARKGVGKAFIIAFRSGAVMGFLLAANGLLVLYITINVFKLYYGDDWEGLFESITGYGLGGSSMALFGRVGGGIYTKAADVGADLVGKVERNIPEDDPRNPAVIADNVGDNVGDIAGMGSDLFGSYAESSCAALVVASISSFGINHEFTPMLYPLIVSSVGIIICLITTLFATDFFEIKAVKEIEPALKNQLIISTILMTVGVAIVSWVALPSSFTIFNFGTQKVVKNWQLFLCVAVGLWAGLIIGFVTEYYTSNAYSPVQDVADSCRTGAATNVIFGLALGYKSVIIPIFAIAASIFVSFSFAAMYGIAVAALGMLSTIATGLAIDAYGPISDNAGGIAEMAGMSHRIRERTDALDAAGNTTAAIGKGFAIGSAALVSLALFGAFVSRASISTVDVLTPKVFIGLIVGAMLPYWFSAMTMKSVGSAALKMVEEVRRQFNTIPGLMEGTAKPDYATCVKISTDASIKEMIPPGALVMLTPLIVGIFFGVETLSGVLAGSLVSGVQIAISASNTGGAWDNAKKYIEAGASEHARSLGPKGSDPHKAAVIGDTIGDPLKDTSGPSLNILIKLMAVESLVFAPFFATHGGLLFKIF